In Spirochaetota bacterium, a single genomic region encodes these proteins:
- a CDS encoding 4-hydroxybutyryl-CoA dehydratase produces MEKTAGTLKTAQEYEESLRRLKLVVYMFGERVENVVDHPIIRPSMNAVAMTYAMAQMPEYEDIMTAKSHLTGKKINRFCHIHQSVDDLVKKSKMGRLIGSLTGCCFQRCVGMDAMNALSMTTFDTDKKHGTEYNKRFLKYLEYVQGNDLVCDGAMTDPKGDRGLAPHQQADPDLFLHVVEERKDGIVVRGAKAHQTGAVNSHEIIVMPTISMREEDRDYAVAFALPSDTQGISYIMGRQSCDTRKLETGTIDRGNRVFGGHEALVVFDNVFVPWERVFMYKEWDFSGQLVEQFASYHRQSYACKVGVGDVLIGATQTIAEYNGADKASHVKDKVIEMNHLNETLYCGCIACAAEGHKEPSGTYYVNTLLANVHKQNITRFPYEIARIAQDIAGGLMVTLPSEQDFNSPLTGTWVKKYFQGRSGVPTENRCRILRLIENITMGTAAVGYLTESMHGAGSPQAQRIMIARQVNMKQKQKTAKQLSGITEEKQ; encoded by the coding sequence ATGGAAAAAACAGCAGGCACATTGAAAACCGCGCAGGAATATGAAGAGAGCCTGCGAAGGCTCAAGCTCGTGGTTTACATGTTCGGCGAGCGCGTGGAGAACGTGGTGGATCATCCCATCATCAGGCCGTCGATGAACGCGGTCGCCATGACCTATGCGATGGCCCAAATGCCGGAGTATGAAGATATCATGACGGCGAAGTCGCACCTCACCGGGAAAAAAATAAATCGTTTCTGCCATATACATCAGAGTGTCGACGACCTGGTGAAAAAGAGCAAGATGGGGAGGCTTATCGGATCGCTCACCGGCTGCTGTTTTCAGCGGTGCGTGGGCATGGACGCGATGAACGCCCTCTCGATGACGACATTCGACACCGACAAAAAGCACGGCACCGAGTACAACAAGCGCTTTTTGAAATACCTGGAATATGTCCAGGGGAACGACCTTGTCTGCGACGGTGCGATGACCGACCCGAAGGGGGACAGGGGGCTCGCCCCGCACCAGCAGGCGGACCCCGACCTGTTTCTGCACGTGGTCGAGGAGCGCAAGGACGGCATAGTCGTGCGCGGCGCGAAGGCGCACCAGACCGGGGCAGTGAACTCGCATGAAATCATCGTGATGCCGACCATCTCGATGCGGGAAGAGGACAGGGATTACGCGGTCGCCTTCGCGCTCCCTTCGGATACGCAAGGAATATCTTATATAATGGGAAGGCAGTCCTGCGACACGCGAAAGCTGGAAACGGGAACCATAGACCGCGGTAACCGGGTTTTCGGCGGACATGAGGCGCTCGTCGTTTTCGACAACGTGTTCGTACCGTGGGAGCGGGTATTCATGTATAAGGAATGGGACTTCTCCGGGCAGCTGGTGGAACAGTTCGCTTCTTATCACCGGCAGAGCTATGCATGCAAGGTGGGCGTGGGGGACGTGCTTATCGGCGCCACCCAGACCATCGCCGAGTACAACGGCGCGGACAAGGCGTCCCATGTGAAAGACAAGGTGATCGAGATGAACCACCTGAACGAGACGCTTTATTGCGGCTGCATCGCGTGCGCGGCTGAAGGCCACAAGGAGCCCTCCGGGACCTACTATGTGAATACGCTCCTTGCCAACGTCCATAAGCAGAACATAACCAGGTTTCCCTACGAAATCGCCCGCATCGCCCAGGACATCGCGGGGGGCCTCATGGTAACGCTGCCGTCGGAGCAGGATTTTAATTCACCTTTAACAGGCACGTGGGTGAAAAAATATTTCCAGGGCAGGTCGGGCGTGCCTACGGAAAACCGGTGCAGGATACTCAGGCTCATTGAAAACATAACCATGGGGACGGCGGCGGTGGGATACCTTACGGAATCCATGCACGGCGCGGGCTCGCCCCAGGCACAGAGGATCATGATCGCGCGGCAGGTAAACATGAAGCAGAAGCAGAAGACCGCCAAACAGCTCAGCGGAATCACGGAGGAAAAGCAATAG
- a CDS encoding N-acyl homoserine lactonase family protein yields MITRRKALLLGSLLTVVLVGIGTVSRCGTADVKVYAFKCGVLKTQTQYMLKDTRVGTPMDIPVTFFLVKHNSDWVAFDLGNNAMVAKDPIGYWSEPVVKAYTPVMKDYEEFKVQIKKELGIEPKDIKLVVLSHGHLDHAGAVDNFAGTKVPIYMQKKELENVKAELEKFKATGKKTAYIPGDWDKMSELNIKTIEGIFDVFGDQSVVVFPTPGHTPGHESMMVKAGGKSFIFCSDANYTLENMIEAIPPGLAWDLPQSLQGLYVFKVMKWLHPSVEIVPSHDPTYWKDKPVGAKEFKI; encoded by the coding sequence ATGATCACACGAAGAAAAGCTTTGCTTCTGGGTTCCCTGCTTACCGTGGTACTGGTAGGTATCGGGACGGTTTCAAGGTGCGGCACTGCGGATGTAAAGGTCTACGCATTCAAGTGCGGCGTTCTTAAAACTCAGACGCAGTATATGCTTAAGGATACCAGGGTGGGCACGCCCATGGATATCCCGGTTACATTTTTCCTGGTCAAGCATAACAGCGACTGGGTGGCCTTTGACCTGGGAAACAATGCCATGGTGGCAAAGGACCCGATAGGCTATTGGTCGGAACCGGTCGTAAAAGCCTACACGCCCGTCATGAAGGATTACGAAGAATTCAAGGTCCAGATCAAGAAAGAACTCGGGATCGAGCCAAAAGATATCAAGCTCGTAGTGCTGAGCCACGGACATCTTGATCATGCCGGTGCTGTCGACAACTTCGCAGGTACCAAGGTCCCAATTTATATGCAAAAGAAAGAACTCGAGAATGTAAAAGCCGAACTTGAAAAGTTCAAAGCGACGGGGAAGAAAACCGCGTACATCCCCGGCGATTGGGACAAAATGAGCGAGCTCAATATCAAAACCATAGAAGGCATATTCGATGTCTTTGGGGACCAGAGTGTGGTTGTATTCCCCACTCCCGGACATACTCCCGGCCATGAATCGATGATGGTGAAAGCGGGTGGGAAGTCGTTCATCTTTTGCAGCGACGCTAACTACACCCTCGAGAATATGATCGAGGCTATCCCGCCCGGACTGGCGTGGGATCTCCCTCAGTCTCTCCAGGGATTGTATGTGTTCAAGGTCATGAAATGGTTGCATCCGTCGGTTGAGATTGTGCCGTCGCACGATCCCACGTACTGGAAAGACAAACCGGTGGGGGCTAAGGAATTCAAAATCTAA